The DNA sequence tgatcacaaagatacacaaagctcttttgaagaactaaactcatTTTATTAATACTACTAAatgtgagtttgacacttattctgaattgcaaacatacatgtaagaattaaactacactcactaacactatctctatccactaattataactattatatcttaactaactctgcaatagacTGAATCTTATCTTCTTCAGTTCCAGATTTAGTCTCCTCCCCTTATTTTAAGAGCAGGTGCAATTTATAgttccttagctccctctagtggttagtcttaacataacattaactcttcacatgctgcacATTTGTATAATATCACAATAGGCACAACAATTTTACTCAGGTGTAGTTTTGTCAAATATCTTCAAAATGCAGTCAATCAAATCAAGGTTATCACACTCTGAACTTGGTTAGGAAACAACATTATACTATAACCAAAGTTATCAACAATTGTTTTTATGTAAATCTAGTATTAATGATAGCAGAGacagatttacaatgaaacacattgTGCCACGGCACAGGGCTCCCCGTGCCAGCCATTGTCTGTggacaccaatcagagcctgataacTCTGCATGTGCTGATAGGCTCATtgttgagcctatcagcaggcaaaGCAGAGTGGCAtcagactctgattggttgagTCCCCTTAGAGCAGGAAAATAGATCGAGTGCCCTTAGAGCAGGAAAACAGACTGGTCCGAATGTTCTTCGCACGCGAGGAATGAGGGGCAACTAGGTGATGAGGGAGAGGCAAAGGCAGATCATCTTGTTTTTCTTTTGTGATTAAAACGCAGCTAGTCAGTTTCTCAACCCAGGGTTGAGGGCACGCCAGCCAGCAACAGCAAGCACTGGGAAAAAGCCATGAGCCAAGGTGAGCCAGCAGGTCAGCAGCCGTCGAGCAGTCAGGGCGAAGGCGAGGGATGGCTCAACCCTGAGGGCTGAGGAGGATAAGCCAGCCAGCAGCAAGAGGTGAGGCACTGAATCAAGCCTTACCAGCCTGTGGAGACAACAAGTGAGGCAGGAGTCTGTCTTGAAgtggcacggtgcacagtggttagcactgttgcctcacagctccagggacacagcctcgggtaactgtctgtgtggagtttgcactttctcctcgtgtctgcgtgggtttcctcccacagtccaaagatgtacaagttagaggGATCAATCATGATCAactgtcacttagtgtccaaaaggttaagagtgtgagtgctggggggagactgaggggatggagagtgtgagGAGACAGGGGAGCAAAGGtgtacagtgagggagggggggggggtgcaagaatGCAGACCTGCACTAACACAGTAGTCAATTTATGTATTTTTGTTGTTTGTACCTTTTCATTCTGTAGGGcggggtgggtggagctgggaggggCGTGCCATTATCAGGGGTGGAACAAGAAATAAAGGTGAGCGCAGGGTCCCACAAAATGTATATCTGCCtctgaatggccaggcagaccattGGTTTCAGGCTATGACCAGTTTCTGCTCTGTTCCCCTCATATGATTTCTCTCTTCCTAGTTTGTAACTTTGGTTACTAAGGATACCGTTTGCAAAAATAGGCTCTCCAATCCAGCGATTTATTAAGTCATGTTGTTGTTCTCCATTGTCTGTGTCCAAGTTGTTAActtaacataggaaataggagctggaggaggcataAGAGCAGGAGAAGGCAATCAATCCCCTTAAACTTGCTCCACTGTTCAATATCATGGAcaatcttctacctcaactccttTCCCACCCTCCGCCCATATTCCTCAATTCCCTCCGTTCCCAAAGATCTcgtgatctcagtcttgaatatactcaaataATTGAGTGTCTATAACCTTCTGCGGTAGAGAATTTCAGAGGTTTATAACCCGTCCAGTGAACATGTGTTTGATCTGGCTTGCATCAGCCAAGAATAAGACAAGCTCACCACCAGATAGACCTTTTATTGGTTCCAGTAGTGTTGCCAGAGAGACAGGAAGGAGTAACCATTTTAGCCTGGACAgggtgaaggaatctttaatttatgaggatcttaacctgtcgaactacaccaagtttgggggaagcttagttgattaatcaagtcctggcgcaatacgacaagttgtaagatttataatatttgtagacggtgttaagttgttcgattccttgtattattcgactgtgtatagttgaaggaatttatatcatctctgctattcggttatcagtagcactttgcgaatactggaactcagcagaaatttgcagtataaactcctcaggtgccaaaaagaattgttttatttgtagtcgctggattacaatttgaaagtcatttaaaaggcaattcgtagacaattcaaagctttcagagaattacagacattatctttctttgcttaggcagacagctcgaaagtaacttttaaaaggtcaaagtctggcaatgaaacatgaagagagagagaaagctaatcttcagctaaactcaaactcaaagtcaaaagtggactaacatcactgacacagactgttaaactgacaacccccaaaagacatctctaaaatggagactataaaggacaaaactgactaaactaaacactaaaaccaaacctacaaagacaatactcacaaagacaacaaaacccaaaatggcggggagaaactttttagttatacactttcatatctgtcttaagtcgtctaattacaccccaatataatcctaattggtttgggttagactcaaacacatttgatttgatggcaagccgtccatcttcaatgtgcaacatcagcttttctgacctagctgttatctgcattgtgaacaatggtgccttcatgttgctgtgtattcaatcccttgaccttgacaattagcacaagacagtgtcaaattatcttgcaactgtgctgttttaatgtcacactgtctttgaaaatatgcatttgccagaacaacggacctcagtaaaagtgaattatgctgtataaatgggtatttagaaCTGGGGCTcagcatttatgcttaaacagctatcttttacctatactagttgtattcgaaatacctggcttctacacaggGTTAATAGCGCTAGTGGGTTTGTAGCTTATAAATGCACCTTAAAAAGTATCAAAAGATCctgaatttaagggcagcacgtggcacggtggttagcactgcagcctacggcgctgaggacccgggttcgatcccggctttgggtcactgtccatgtggagtttgcacattcgccccatgtctgcgtgggtttcacccccacaacccaaagatgtacatgaggtggattggccacgccaaattgcaccttaattggaaaaaataataaatcgggtactctaaatttattttaaaaatcctgAATTTTAAGTAAGCACTGTGCAATATTACAACACAGCCTTTTTAAAGCTTTACCCCACCATTCTTAGCGCACATTTTTCCAAATTAGAGTCGAGGAGCAGCTCTTTTGGAAGTTACTGCTGGTACAGCTAACATGCCCAGTTTACAACTGGGCCGTGGCAAAAAAGCAGCATGTTCAATTTTTAATTGGAGTAAGGTGCTACCATTCCCTTAGTGCCCCTGACTGGCCGGGAGAAATCAGCCTGTGTTGCTCTTCCTAGTTATCCTGTTAACTATTGATTGAGGGTCAATGCTCTGCACAGCATGTCCACTCAGTTTCCAGGAAATACCTCAGAGATTTCCCCAAATTGCCACTATGACATTGGCAGAGATCCAGTTTCCCTTAAAAACACAGGGATTCCGAAATTATTCCGGCAgcagagtgggaaaagatctggagAAAGATGCAGCACAAACGTTCAGCTCAAAACATGTACTGAATGCTAAAGTAACAGAAACTCAAATTGTTGATTAACAAAACATTAATTGTATTTAATTGTAGCATAAATGTAAAATGCTGTAACAATATGTATTTATACAGTGCTTTAAAcagagtaaaacatcccaaggctttGCATCACACATTTTAACACTGTGTCACATAAGATTAGGGAATGTGGCTTAAAGCTGATCAGAGAGGTAGGGTTAAACAAGTATCCAAAAGGAAAAGAGAAAGCGATTGAGAGGGAAGGCTGGAGTTTATGGTCGAAGCTGGTGAAAACACTGAGGTGCACAGAGATGTGATGTAATATAAATATAAAAAGTAACTAATTGTATTTTTTGAAAAAGCAACAATTCACTTCCGGTGGCTCCCGCTTGTGGTGgactttttggacctttttcccggcTAACGGCGGAGCTGAGTGATGTTTTAAAATGCAGGAGAGGTGGAAGAAGAGAGTATCCCACCAGTTTATGGATTCATGGACCAAAAGTGGTGGAAAAAGGAGAGTAGAACGGTCGAAAGTTGGTGTGGAGCCTGcaacacaggggaagatggcggagggtcagggtctGAGTCTGCCTGCCCAGTGATCGACGGAGTAGTTAGTGACTTTCCTCCACGAGAAGtttgccagcagaggaaggagaacttggaagacctggccagggtggtggatcctATAAAGGCAGGGATCGGCCGCATGGAAATGAGGCTGGTTGCCCAGGGCCAGGCGAGTCGGAAGGTGGAggcggcggtgggggagcacgaggagcagcttgcctcgatggcagcggagatggtgctgatgagagatcaacagaagaggctgcaggacaaagtggaggactggagagagagagagagaggagagggggtggggggggggaagagagagagagagagagagagagagagagagagagagagagagagagagagagagagagagagagagagagagagagagagagaagatccaGCACATTAAgttaaatggttgtagcaataaACTCCATCTAAACAGTCTTGCATTTGGAAAAGCCTTCATGGCTGCTTGGACAGGACAGTCTCTAATAACACACATTTTCTTGAATGATCCATCAACCATCTTAGCATCCATTTTGTGTTTCTCTAATTATCGGATGAGATTGTCTCTGGTACAGAGCTCTCACCAGAATTAAAATGATTAAAAATTCAGCGATAAGGAGAGGGACTGCAAATAACCATCGATTTCTTGTACGGGTTTCATAAGGTTTCGGTTCTGTAATGAAGGAAAAATAACTGTTATTAATTAAGGCAGTAGTTTCAGTGTTAGTTTGGTTTTCTTAGCTCATAGATTAAAAATTTCCGAGGCAACATGGTGGGTTAGctctgtagcctcacggcgccgaggtcccaggttcgatcccggcactgggtcattatccgtgtgcagtttgcatattctcccagcgtttgcgtgggttccacccccacaacccaaagatgtgcagggtaggtggattggccacactaaattgccccttaattggaaaaaatgaattgggaactctaaattttttttaaaaatagattataatttcctcattagtatagtggttagtatccccaactgtcatgtgagagatCGGGGTTCAATTCTCCGACAGGGAGCTTTGAACTTCTCCTGAAGCTCTCCTGGCGTATATtttgggccagcacggtagcacagtggttagcactgtttcttcacagcgccagggacccaagttcaattcccgacttgggtcactgtctgtgcggagtcttcacgttctccctgtgtctgcatgggattcctccgggtacactggtaagtcccgaaagacgtgctgttaggtgaattggacattcggaattctccatcagtgtacccgaacaagcgctgtagtgtggtgactaggggattttcatagtaacttcattgcagtgttaatataagcttgtttgtgacactaatacagattattattaatatagagTAAATGGGGCTTCCGGtcacggtgatgtgctgagcggacgtacATCAGATGGTTCTCCTCCCAATCGGACCCAAAATAACGACTTTTCCACGATTCTTGGCTCAAAAAGTCACCCAAAACTCCTTAAAACACAAAAGGCATTAGCAGCGAAGAAGCAAAAGAGAAGATGCCAGTGGTTCAAAGGGCTAGCGAGAAGGCAGAAACAGCAGGAAGGGGCAGGAGCAACGAGCAGACCGACCAGCGGACACACAAGGCGAGATGGAGGCCCCGGCGAAACAAGAGAGGGGGCAATCGGTGACCCGAACAGAGGAGCATGAACAGGCAGCGACGCCCCCCCACTACACCGGAGGAGGGATGGCAGACATTCCTAAAAGAAGAACTGACTGCCATGAGGGAGGCGATCAAAATGGAACTCCAGGTGGTGATGAAAGCggtggtgaaggtggtggtgacgGAAACGATTGCCGCCCTCCAGCGCATAATAGACGGCCTGGGAAAGAAGGTGGGATCCCAGGAAAAGATGATCCTTGACCTGGAAAGGGCGGCAACCGACCAGAGTGATCGGATCGTGGCTCTGGAGACTGAGGTGAAAAGATTGGTGGCGGCCCAAGGGAACCTGAGGGGAAAGgtagaggaccaggaaaacaggtccaggtgaCAGAACGTCCgtattgtgggtctgccagagagGGTGGAGGGAAGGGAAGGGACCCAAAGGACTACATCGCCCACATGCTGGGCAACTTCGTTAGGAGTAACAGCTTCCCAAAccccccagaactcgacagggcacacGGCTCGCTCCGGCCAAAACCCAGGACTGGGGAGCAGCCGAGTGCAATCATTGTgaagctgcaccggtaccaggatcaggaaaagatcctgaggtgggcctaaCAGACAAAGTCGTGCTCGTGGGAAGGACACATAATAAGGATCTACAGgatattggggcagacctcgcAAAGAAAAGGACCAAATTTAATAAGGTGAAATCGTCACTCTACAAGAGGGGGGTGAGGTTCAGAACGttgttcccggccagactctgggtaacttACCAAGGAAATGAATATTACTTCGGCACCCCAGCGGAGGCCGGAGAGTTTGTGCAAACCAACAATCTAAAGAAGGAACAAACACGGCAATGATGAGGGCAGAGGGGAAAAAGACAGAAAGTGGAGGACAAAAAGGACCAAGATCTGTTGTATGGATtcggtttgtgcgggactgtgctgcctcattttCGGACTCAAGTAGGAGAACAGCAAGAGGGAAGCGAGGAGAAGGGAAACAGGTGAGGGAGCGAGGAAGGAAAAGGAGACAGTTAGACAGATCAGAGACAGGGCGGGACCAGCCCAGGGAGcggagccaccgtactagcagggagGGCTAGCACAGGGTGGCGAGCAGTAAAGGGGGCCAGGACAGAAAGGGGGATGAGTACAGGGGCGGGAAAGGGAGGGGAGGCAACAGGGGAAACTCACAGAACAGAAAAGGGGCCAAAAGATAGGAAAGAGTTGGCAACGAGAAAGGCACAGGGCTTAGCAGGCATGGAGCAAGCTGAGGAaatcaagatggcgccgcaagcaggCCACTTTGGAGGGGCCCGAAACAAAGGGAGagcccagagtgcaggggcacacccacgtggcgtacacatagttgCCGGCTATGTTGGccaccccctggacaaagggaaaccccggagcacagAGGCCCAACCTCATGGGGAGAACGGTGACCGCGGCCATTGTGGAAGGCcccttaacaaagggaaaccccagagtgcaggggctcatccaacagttaagtatggttgatcccacaggaacaggaggacaaaaacctcccaccaggatagtcacctggaatgtaaggggacttaacggcccagtgaaaagatccagagtcttcgcctacCTGAAAAGcctgacataatctacctacaggaGAAGGATAGATTACTGGTAAGGAAGAGTTGGGTGAGACAGACGTACAATTCATGCTACGGACAAAGGCTAGGGGAGTAGCTAtattgatcagcaagaggacgagatTTATTGAGACCAGGATgattacagacccagggggacggtacgtcatggtcagcggtgtcctagtaAATGTCTATGCCCCTATGGAAAATAATGAGCTGATGAACATCAATAAATCAAGTACCACCCATTGTGCAGCTGTTCATGTTTCTGAAACAGAAACACCTGGTGGATCAAAAATAACTCTGAAGAACTGAAATGAGAGTTATGGTTTACAAGGTGGCCAATGGCAGCTTCTGTATCCAGGAATCAAAACAGTCACCCACAGACTGAGAAAGCCCAGCTGGCTATCTGTAACTGGCAACAATTCACTTCACCCAAATATTCAGAGCTCAAGATGTGCAATTCAGCATTCTGGTTCAAGACTATGGGGGGTCCTGAGCACTGAGGGTGCAGGATATACAAGATAACCTACCTTTCGAAAGGCCAAATGTTCGAGAAACTGATTGGTGTAGCACATCATTCCTTAATCTAAATGTGTAGTTAGAGCTTCTATTGGCATCACCAATTTCCAGAATACTCTGCAGAGAGTAGAGGCCATCTCCACTTTGTTGGTATAAAGTCTCAGACAATGGAGAAATATCCTCATTTTCTTCATTGTACCAGGAAACAGAAGCCTTAGGATAACCTTGGGTTTCAAATTTGAACACTGCCCCAGAGGGTCTCAGTTGAATAAAAAAGTCAGGTTCCTTGTAAAATGCTGGAGAGTAAATGCAAACAAGTCGTTAggaacaagaaagaaatttgaCACACATAATGCCAACTTATTACAATTAATTAATTACAGTAATTGAATAAAGCAATAAAAAGCTTTAAAAATGTTCGAAATCAATGGCAAGTACAAACAGACCAGTAGCAGTTATTACCATTACAGCGATCAATTTGTAAAGATACTAAAATATTGTAAACAAATAATCTAGATATGATGTGTAAAATGCTACAAAACCCAGCCAGCTGCTGTTAAAGATTCAGGATTGAGTAGCGTGATGTCCAGCTGTTTAGATTGCCAATGAAGATCATTAAGAAATAGATGAACTGGGTTAAAAACAGCTACACGTGTTAAACTAAATGGGTTGTCATGTGGTACCATCACCCAGCAGAAGAAATGCTCCATAACTGCTGCATATCAAGTCCACATAGACTGCGTGCAAAGTAACAGTTCAATCTTCTTGAAAAAGTACAGCCTCTGAGTTGGTGAAGAGTGCTGTTTTATAAAGTTCCTCAGAAACAATTTAAACAGATGGGCATAAAAATTAACTTGTAATTTCATAACTACTCCAGAGTGTCTCTGGACACCATCTTCCTACCCTGAATTGGCAGTTTCTGAACTCAGTTTCCAACACAGTTTGATCAGTACAGCAGAAGGGAAAATGTAAAGGAGCTTTAACAAATAGGATCTGATAACTAAATCCACAAGATTCACCAAATTTTACTGAAATTCTTTCATGAGATTTAGAACACAATTTGAAGCACATAtttcctctccctttccctgccattTGTCCCTCCTCTTGCCCCTGTAGGACTCTTTGCTGAGGAAACTAGTGCTATGCTCGGGTAATAGTTTAAATCATCATTATTCGTACATAACCCTCAATAATAAATTTTAGGGGATTTTCACCCATGAAGTTGTCACATTTCAGCTTAAACCTGGAGCCGGCCACATAACCCAGCAGGTTGGAGAACAGCCAATAGAATTGACCATCTGTGGTGATTGTGCCTTTAAGAGAAATACAGCAGAAGGGGGTCACatggcttgggggaccaattggaGTGGGTAATCACTCCAGGGGGTAGGGtttcagaatccctacagtgcaaaaggaggccattcgtcccattgagtctgcactgccactccgaaagagcaccccacccacatcCACTCCTCCGGgcaatccctgtaaccctaccgaacctgcacattcctgaatactacgggcaatttagcatggtcaatccacctaacccacacacctttggagtgtgagaagaaaccagagcacccggaggaatcccatgcagacacggagagtacgtacaaactccacacagtcaccccaggccagaattgaacccgggtccctgttgctttGAGGCACatcctcagtggttagcacagttgcttcacagctccagtcccaggttcgattcccatttgggtcactgtcagtgcggagtctgcacattcacccagtgtctctgtgggtttcctccgggtgctccggtttcctcccacaagtcctggaaaaatgctgttaggtgaattggacattctgacttcgctccctgtgtacctgaacaagcgctggaatgtggcgactaggggattttcacagtaacttcattgcagtgttaatgtaagcctacttgtgaaactaaagattattatattattacattACACCATCCTAACTGAGATGTGGCAAGGTCAGCAATTACACCACAGACATTGTTGGAGCAGAGATGAGCTGATCCACTTGGTCTGTACTGTTTGCTGCAGACCCTCAACAGTTAGACTCACTGGTTCATTGCAGGTGGCTAAGAAGTATGATTTTAATTTACAGCACAGAGAACAAAAAGAAAACACAGAAATAAGTAAGTACCAGCAAATATTAGTGACAGTGTGTCCTGGTCACTTCCTTTTATATTACTGACAAAGCACTTGTACTGTCCAGCATCCTCTGCTCTCCCTCGTTCCAGCTTCATTGAGGCATTCCCGTGTTTTAATTCCTCCAGGAACAAGCTTGTCCTCCCAGAATACCGAGAGCTTTGGCGACTCAGTTGCTCCTTTCCATAATAATAACTATAAACAACTTCCTCCGTCTCAACGCGCTGCCAATTGATGACTAGTCCTTCAAGTGATGATGCGTCCTGAACTGTAAAGCTACACCTCAGCACCGTGTACTGGCCGTAGATAGCAGTCACTGGTGTCCCTGACGTATGGACCCTAAATTCAGCTGTGACGAAAAAGAATAGATCAGTAACACCAGCAAATGAAGAGGAGATCTACTGTTAAGCTTTTGCATTAAAGGATGGTTATTATGAGAAGATTTAACCTTGAACACATACCAAAGAAAAAACTAAGTTATCACCTCCACTGTATTTTCTCCCCTTCCCTGGATGGGTTGATATTTCCTGGTGCACTGTCTCACCCACTCAAGCAGCTGAACTGAACATTGCCTCTAACACAAGAGCCTCTAACACAAGAGCCTCTAACACAAGAGCCTCTAACACAAGAGCCTCTAACACAAGAGCCTCTAACACAAGAGCCTCTAACACAAGAGCCAAGGTACTGCCTTTAACACAAGAGCCAAGGTGCCGTGATACTGAATTGTACCacttggatgttggggggggggggggggagagattctgcAGCAATCAGTTCAGGACCAAAAATCCGTCTTTTAAAATCTATTAATGCCAGTGGGCACTGGTCTCCCAATTCAGGAGGGTCCAAATTTACATGAACTTGTTGAGCATCGACTATGGAACAAATCTGGTATCTACTTGTGTGGGCGCCTGTTGTCAAACCGGGATCTCTGTTCACCCAAAGAGTTACTGTGGGAGCAGAGAAAACTTTCAGGAGTTATGACGATATTAAAAATATGGAATGGTGAGAGAGGACAAGAAACAGACGAATAACCAACTTCAACCCATACAACATCTAGAGTACCGAAAGCCCAAACATAAATAAATTAAATAAATCTGAACGCAGTAACCATGTACGTACAGACAGCTTTGGGGGAAACACAGATATTAGATGCCTGGTACAGAGGGATTGTATTGGAAATTGGTTAAACATTGGTCTTTCAATACAGGGATGAATCTAATCCAGGTTTATTTGCAATGGTGCCACATGGACAGTTTGATTTGAGTTCCCACTGACCATGAGCACAGAATACAAAGCTGCCCCTAAATTGACATTCTCACTCTTGAGAGCCTCATTGGCTGACTAAGATCCTGGGAGGAAATGTGTCAGTGGTCTAGGAGTGAGAGATCCTTTTGTGAGATTTCGCTGAAGGCTCATCATTAGGCCGACAGCTTCATTCTACCCTAACAAAGTGCTCTATCCTGATAGGATTGATAGATTGGTGTTGGAAATGCTCAACAAGTCAGCCAGCATCTAATTTCAGGtcgagttctgatgaaaggtcactggGCCTGAAATGTGGACTTTGTTATATTTCTCAAGTTCTGCAGATATTCAGCAACTATAatgttcggggctggtttagcacaatgggctaaacagctggcttgtaaagcaaaacatggccagcagcgcgggttcaattcccgtaccagcctccccgaacaggcgccggaatgtggcgactaggagcttttcacagtaacttcatttgaagcctacttgtgacaataagcgattttcat is a window from the Scyliorhinus torazame isolate Kashiwa2021f chromosome 1, sScyTor2.1, whole genome shotgun sequence genome containing:
- the LOC140411335 gene encoding CD276 antigen-like; the encoded protein is MKSILRNLLAVLLLIGINSAVAEFRVHTSGTPVTAIYGQYTVLRCSFTVQDASSLEGLVINWQRVETEEVVYSYYYGKEQLSRQSSRYSGRTSLFLEELKHGNASMKLERGRAEDAGQYKCFVSNIKGSDQDTLSLIFAAFYKEPDFFIQLRPSGAVFKFETQGYPKASVSWYNEENEDISPLSETLYQQSGDGLYSLQSILEIGDANRSSNYTFRLRNDVLHQSVSRTFGLSKEPKPYETRTRNRWLFAVPLLIAEFLIILILVRALYQRQSHPIIRETQNGC